The following proteins are co-located in the Lacticaseibacillus paracasei subsp. paracasei genome:
- a CDS encoding aldo/keto reductase → MAMTTTIGKSTVTTGKLGLGTNKVGGHNLFPNLHDEDGIAVVKAALDHGIDMLDTAYMYGLGQSEKLIGEATQGYDRSKIILATKAAQDPHNDLKPNNDPKFLTQAIDDALLRLKTDYLDIFYIHFPDDKTDKAEVVNAIANARKAGKVRAIGVSNFSLDQIKEANQDNQVDVVEDNYSLVHRDAEQNLFPYLNEHQISFVPYFPLASGLLTGKYGLDDADKFSRRFSADQFKTILAALREVDGIADAHQATLAQVFLAWYMKNPAIAVVIPGARLPEQATSNAKALDVNLRDAEYASIDELFKKFRTE, encoded by the coding sequence ATGGCAATGACAACGACAATTGGTAAAAGTACGGTCACAACCGGGAAACTAGGTTTAGGCACCAATAAAGTCGGCGGCCACAACTTGTTCCCTAATCTGCATGACGAAGATGGCATCGCCGTCGTGAAAGCTGCGCTTGACCACGGCATTGACATGCTTGATACCGCTTACATGTATGGTTTAGGGCAGTCGGAAAAATTAATCGGTGAAGCCACACAAGGCTATGATCGCAGCAAAATTATTCTGGCAACCAAGGCAGCACAGGATCCGCACAATGATCTCAAACCAAATAACGATCCCAAATTTTTAACGCAAGCAATTGATGATGCTTTGTTACGCCTTAAAACCGATTACCTTGATATTTTCTATATTCATTTTCCTGATGACAAAACTGACAAAGCGGAGGTGGTCAATGCCATTGCCAATGCCCGCAAGGCCGGCAAGGTTCGGGCGATCGGCGTTTCTAACTTCTCATTAGACCAAATCAAAGAGGCCAACCAAGACAATCAGGTTGATGTCGTTGAAGACAATTACAGTTTGGTACATCGCGATGCTGAGCAAAACCTGTTCCCGTATTTGAATGAACACCAGATCAGTTTCGTCCCATACTTTCCACTCGCATCCGGCTTGTTAACTGGTAAGTATGGCCTTGATGATGCTGACAAGTTTAGTCGACGTTTCTCGGCAGATCAGTTCAAGACCATTCTTGCCGCTTTGCGAGAAGTCGATGGCATCGCTGATGCCCATCAGGCAACCTTGGCTCAGGTTTTCTTGGCTTGGTACATGAAGAATCCGGCCATTGCGGTTGTGATTCCCGGTGCCCGCCTACCTGAACAAGCTACAAGCAATGCTAAAGCTTTAGACGTCAATTTACGCGATGCTGAATATGCATCTATTGACGAGTTGTTCAAAAAATTCCGTACTGAATAA
- a CDS encoding DUF956 family protein → MVQSINTKSELVVEGTAFMGMPTYGKIMIGDKGFEFFNEKNVRDFYQIPWNEIDLVIASVIFKGKWIPRFAIKTKKNGTYTFAARDPKRVLRAIRNHFPADKIVQSLTFWQVIKRAFRRKK, encoded by the coding sequence ATGGTTCAATCGATCAACACGAAGTCCGAATTAGTGGTCGAAGGCACGGCCTTCATGGGGATGCCGACATATGGCAAGATCATGATCGGCGATAAAGGGTTTGAATTTTTCAACGAAAAAAACGTGCGCGATTTCTATCAGATCCCGTGGAATGAGATTGATTTGGTCATTGCGTCGGTGATCTTCAAAGGCAAATGGATCCCACGGTTTGCAATCAAAACGAAGAAAAATGGGACATATACCTTCGCGGCAAGAGATCCGAAACGCGTTTTGCGCGCCATCAGAAATCATTTCCCAGCAGATAAAATTGTACAATCACTGACGTTTTGGCAGGTTATCAAACGGGCATTTAGACGCAAAAAGTGA
- a CDS encoding PTS system mannose/fructose/sorbose family transporter subunit IID, with protein sequence MAEEVHLTKSDRIKVWWRSTFIQGSWNYERMQNGGWAYTLIPALKRLYHTKEDRSAALKRHLEFFNTHPYLASPIIGVTMALEEERANGAPIDDKAIQGVKVGMMGPLAGVGDPVFWFTVKPIIGALAASLAMAGNIMGPILYFVLWNAIRMAFLWYTQEFGYKAGSKITEDLSGGLLQEVTKGATILGMFILGSLVNRWVSVKFTPVVSDVPNQKGAYIDWSSLPSGSKGIQKALELQSQGLSLTKNKVLTLQDNLDSLIPGLMGLLLTLFCMWLLKKKVSPIVIILGLFVVGVVFHVVGLM encoded by the coding sequence AGAAGTTCATTTAACTAAAAGCGACCGAATCAAGGTTTGGTGGCGGTCAACCTTCATTCAAGGTTCTTGGAACTACGAACGTATGCAGAACGGTGGCTGGGCTTACACCCTGATTCCGGCACTGAAACGTTTGTATCATACCAAGGAAGACCGTTCCGCTGCTTTGAAACGGCATCTAGAATTCTTTAACACGCATCCATATCTGGCATCACCAATTATTGGTGTTACTATGGCACTGGAAGAAGAACGTGCCAATGGGGCGCCAATTGATGACAAGGCGATTCAGGGTGTCAAAGTTGGGATGATGGGTCCGCTGGCTGGTGTCGGCGATCCAGTGTTCTGGTTCACGGTTAAGCCAATTATTGGTGCCTTAGCTGCATCCTTGGCAATGGCCGGCAATATCATGGGACCAATCTTGTACTTCGTGCTTTGGAATGCAATTCGTATGGCTTTCCTGTGGTACACGCAGGAATTTGGCTACAAAGCTGGGAGCAAGATTACCGAAGACCTTTCCGGTGGTCTGTTGCAAGAAGTGACGAAGGGTGCCACGATTCTTGGGATGTTTATCTTAGGGTCGCTGGTTAACCGTTGGGTTTCTGTCAAATTCACACCAGTCGTATCAGACGTACCTAACCAAAAGGGTGCTTACATCGACTGGAGTTCACTACCAAGTGGATCCAAGGGTATTCAGAAGGCTTTGGAATTACAATCTCAAGGTCTGTCACTGACCAAGAATAAGGTCTTAACGCTGCAAGATAACTTGGATAGCTTGATTCCTGGTTTGATGGGCTTACTGCTGACCTTGTTCTGCATGTGGTTACTGAAGAAGAAGGTTTCTCCAATTGTGATTATCCTTGGCCTGTTCGTTGTCGGGGTTGTCTTCCACGTTGTCGGCTTGATGTAA